The Thermomonospora amylolytica sequence CTCCGGCGTGCCGGGCCAGCCACGGCAGGACCGCCCGCAGCAGGTCGGCGGCGCCGTCCACGAGGATCGTGTGGGCCTGGCCGGGCATCAGGTGCAGGGTGCAGTCCCGCACGTGCCGGTGCAGCAGCCGCCCGGTGTCGGCCAGCGCGGACTGCTCCCCGTACACGGCCAGGACCGGGCAGCCCAGCCGTTCCAGGTCGGCGGGCGGCACCGGGCGGGCGGCGGCCAGGTCGGCGAGCAGGGAGGTGCCGTCCAGCAGGGCCGACGCGGCCGCCTGCTGCTTGACCAGGCCCCGCCGCCCCAGCCGGGTGAACACGCCGGCGACGTCGTCGTACTCCAGCGACAGCGCGCTCCGGGAGATCGTGGTGAGCAGGTCCTCCCGCCACGGCAGCGGGTCGGCGGCGGTGCCGTGCACCTCGACCAGCACCAGCCCGGCGACCCGGTCGGGGCGGGCCAGCGCCGCGTGCAGCGCGATCACCCCGCCGAAGCCGTTGGCCACCAGGAACGCCGGACCGTGCAGGCCCAGGCCGTCCAGCACCCCGAACAGGTCGGCCACCCCGTCCTCGATCGTGTAGCCGGTGTCGGGGCGCTGCGACATGCCGTGCCCGCGCAGGTCGTACATGACGCAGTGGCCGCCGGCCAGCGCCACGGGACCGGCCAGGGTGCAGTACCAGCTCGACAGGTT is a genomic window containing:
- a CDS encoding alpha/beta fold hydrolase — encoded protein: MPEITFRGVRFHVETVPPPEPVPDAPPLVFLHGLLVDNLSSWYCTLAGPVALAGGHCVMYDLRGHGMSQRPDTGYTIEDGVADLFGVLDGLGLHGPAFLVANGFGGVIALHAALARPDRVAGLVLVEVHGTAADPLPWREDLLTTISRSALSLEYDDVAGVFTRLGRRGLVKQQAAASALLDGTSLLADLAAARPVPPADLERLGCPVLAVYGEQSALADTGRLLHRHVRDCTLHLMPGQAHTILVDGAADLLRAVLPWLARHAGVRAEAVA